gtatcggttaagtcctttcgcattgctgttaccccggccagtatctcatcacaatcatggagggggctattttTCCCTggattgggcaaaagagtggccggatttagagtgcagggcgtttggaaatgaatccatggggtgtcaagtagcaaggcctggGAGCGTGTCAAGCgggcattagaaatccatttaccttggggttgctttaaaactctctctatggcatgaggagtgtagaccaagagtctctgtccataagtcagtttatcagcatcgtgGACTAAGAGCGTGGTGGCCGCGATAaggaggcaaggtggccatccggctgccactgggtccagtctcttggaaaggtaagctacaggtcgCTTTCATGGTCTccatctctgtgttagtaccccttttctTATCCCCCGCTTTTtatctacaaataattggaaaggcttagatggatcagggagggcaagggcaggagctttTAGCAAGGCTCACCTGAGCTCTTGGAAAGCCTCTTTTAttggctcagtccatttccagtccttgTTTTTTTTGGTCCCCTCatataggggcctggccttttttgcaaaccccaagatccataaccgGCAATATCCCACCATTCCCAGAAAATttctcacttgtctagggttagccggctcagggatctggaggatggtttctttcatagcctgtgttagccacctctggccctgttttatcttataaccgaggtatgtaacctgttgcttggcaatctgggcctttttggcactagccctgtaacctaaagtccccaaggtttggagaaggtcacctgttgcctcttggcactctttttctgtagccgctgccagcataaggtcatcaacatattgtaataaaacaatggtagggtgttcaacccgatactcacggaggtcttcgtccagggcctcattaaataacgtgggcgagtttttgaaaccctgtggtaagcgagtccatgtcagctgcacaggggtctgaccaccgTCTTCTTGCCATTtgaaggcaaagatctcttggcttgcgggggcaagaggcaaactgaaaaaggcatcttttaaatctaaaacagtgtaccaaatgtagtttggaagcaagttgcttagcaatgtataagggttaggaaccataggatgaatatcattcacccgtttgttgactttttgtagatcttgaaccggtctaaaatcagttcccccaggctttttTACAGGCAACAGAGGAGTGTTTCATGGGGACCGGCACCTTTTCAGGACCCCAGCGTCTATGAGGCGttgtatatgaggagtaattccttgttgagcctcttgactcatgggatactgtcgtaccctcaccggggaagcactggctttTAGTTTCacaatgatagggggcctctgtttggctaATCCCATTCCTGCagtttcagcccaggcctgagggtgtctttgaacccatggttgtacttTGGGGCTTATTGttgctggggcctctggcaagtagagtctgtatttatcttttaatgccagagacaagacctgaagaggatgcccggtCCCATCTAAAACCGATACTTGTCTgtggtcgaaatgaatttgggcatttactttagacagtaaatccctttccaacaagggcgctggacactcaggtatcaccagaaaagaatgggtcacctggtgggcccccaagttcacatgccgttttgtagtccatccatatcgtttagtcccagttgctccctgcacccagctacttttttTAGACACgggtccatctttttggtttaagactgagtattgggctcctgtgtccaccatgaagccaaccggtttcccctccacatttatagttacccaggactcggggaggagcttcgagccctgacccccttagtcgctatcctcacccgtgtagaggatatgactgtctggagagggagtctcgttcctggggttcttgggcccctcttttagatttttcttggggcatttatcttgtcaatgtccaaactctttacaaaacgcacattggtttttttcaagcttacgccttgtcattttttctttagtttttgagtccaattttttttcttttttggaacctgtttttgtttttaaccccagcaaaaaatatctgggccagctctttttgatttttacggttttcttcagctctaaatttttttttttttaatgcagtcctctctctcttttggggtctctctatgattaaaaactctcttggctgccctcactagatcttgcaaggattgtttatttaacctctctatcttttgtaacttttttctaatatcgggggctgcttgatttacaaatgctaacataactgctgctcgtgactcatctgcctgtgggtccataggggtatactgtctaaaagcttttATTATCCTTtccaggaaggctgctgggctctcatttggctgATGTCTCACTggatttattttggccaaattagttggctttctgGTGGCCGCTCTAAGGCCAGCCATGAGAGTCTGATGGTACACTCGGAGATGCTCCTTACCTTTAGCGCGTTTGAAGTCCCAGTTGGGTTGCACCAAGGGGAATCCCtcctcaatgaggttaggctgtattgtgggcctcccatccacccctggcacattTTTCCGGGCTTTTGACAGGATCCGTTAGTGCTCCTCTGTAGTAAAAAGtacctgtaacagttgctgacaatcatcccaagtgggattgtgagtaaacaggatagactctaaaagatcaataagaccctgtggtttttcagagaaggagggagtctgggttttttaattgtacaaatcactagtggagaagggccaatactgatatgtccgttctccaccctctctggctggccccgCCTGGACCGGAAACGCATGAACGGTGGAGGAGGGAACCTCCAGGTCTTTTTCCGCTACGccggccatttttttttttttttttgcctttttccgAGTTCCCTAGGCGGGGCCCCTTTTTCTGGGAGGAGCTGAAGGCTTGGTTCTCTTTTTGGCTTTTCCCGATGAAACctgtggaacctgtggaagcaagggcggggaagagggaagggaagtgaggggctgaaaaacaaaaggttttagCCAGGCCAGGGGGTTTTCCACCAGGTCCTGTCAGACCAAAATGTATAGAGTTTGGTCTGGCTGGGTGTCCCGAAGGGTAGGGGGCGAGCACCTTCTCTCTGACCGCTCGAATAGTATGCAGGCTGAAGGTGCCTTCTCGTGGCCAGCTGACATCAAAAGCAGGCCACTCGGCAGAACAAAAAGTTACTAACTTGCTTTTTTTCACCAGCGATGatagattctgtgctctagacttgaaatcagagaagtggttaatcataagagataaaggagtagaagttgtttgtcccatgatcacagaaaagtacactgggagccaacagagcacacaaagagcaacgcagacaccacaaatagacaaacagataacaaacgcaaggtggccaccgacaatgcactcaatcttacctgcaggatgttcacagagccagccgcctTCCCAGCACGAAACCgggccccggccttacgctggacttaatccagtaaccagagccagctgcctccccagcacgaaaccAGGCCCCAGCCTTACGCTgacttaatccagtaaccagagccagctgcctccccagcacgaaaccaggccccggccttacgctgacttGCCCCTGCACTTTACagccagatgcctccccagtacgaTACCGGGCCTCGGACTTAATCTGGCTTCTGCAACGTtagcaccggtgctcagagctcttatctcctaatgaggttactcccttctaccaggagagttgtcctccccggCGGGACGGAGATCCTGGACGAGCCCCCAGATGTTATGCTCCGAGcacgtatctccgaaccgaccaagagagcaagtccaccacagtattgcaaacgcaagaagggagtttgtttatttctagcacgctagggcccaagtctcatcccacataagggaatctgacaagagccccgaacaaaggagtatggcggcttatatacaggcagttctttgtctcagttacaggagtagctggcgttacatgattggccaggcaggatgatcgcatatcctgtctctttttggtaaacatgactcaggtcctagagaccgtcgtttggtccctaacaaatACAAAAATTCTCCAACACTTCCTGTGAATAAAAGTCAACATTTTGGGGTTTTGTCAGGGACAGGTGAGCTACCAAGGTTTATGCTTTATATCCTAGCTGTATTAATTTGATATCCACTTTCCTTTAAGATTCAATGTCCAGTTCATTTGTTGTTAAAGATGTCCTCATCCCCATGAGCATTTTATACTGTGccaattaaaacaatattttaatctatgtaacatttgtttgtttctgctctCTCAACAATTTGCAATAGCAGCCAATCCCGCTTTGGGGCCACCAGTGTGTTATCATGCTTTCCTTTCATATAAAAAGGAAGCTGTTAGTGATTTGTATCATATAGTTAGAAGATTCCAAGGAAAAATTTACCCAAGTCCAAATCAGCCACACTTTTCAATGCACATATACCCTAGTGTCTATAAATGGATGGAAAAAACACTTGGCAAAAAGACTCCAATTCAGCTGGGGGAGGAAGAGGGATAACACAATGGCTATGAATTTTTACTCCTAAGGCCAAGAGGGCCCTTGTGCCTGCACTTCTGTACTCTTCAACCTGCTTTGGGTCAGATTTAAGAAATCCTTACTAATGCTGGCAGCCAGGCCTTGCTCATATGGTTTCTGGAGACTGAGTGCGGCATCTGATGCTATGAATGTGGTCAGACACAAGGCAATTTTCAGGGACCCCAAAAGAAAGGAATCATGACTTCTCAGTAATTTCCATTCCCGTCTTTCTTATTTATCCAGTTTTGGGATATACAGCTTTTGTCAGTTTGTGATCTGTGCAGAAGTATGAGGGCTAAGGATGGAATTGTGTTAAAAGGAGagaaacatttcttctttttatgttcAAACATGGGACTCTACAATGTATGAATATAAACTCCATGTCATTCTGCTATTTTTcggaaagaaaaaaactaagaaaatggtTGAAAGACTTACACAGTTGATAGAAATTATTaaattggtgcaaaagtaattacagatttgcattgttgaactttgccatttgatattgaaatacattcttaaatgtggttatgttatacatcattttgcACATTTCTTGCAGtatttttttgctaatgaattaTTATTTGCTGTCTATTTTATATGTCTTTTAGAGTATGGAGATGATGTTATATAAAAAGTAAATTGGAGCGATTTTATTATTGGAAtttaaaatgggtcataaagcagcagaaaCAATCACAACATCAATAATGCATTTGGCCAAGGAACTGCTGATGAACATACAGgccagtggtggttcaagaaattttgcaaaggagacaagaatctTCAAGATGAGGAGGATAGTGGccagccattggaagttgacaacgACCAATTGAGAGCAACTATCAAAGtggatcctcttacaactacaccaAAGAACTGAGTGTTGACCATTTTACAGTCATttgccatttgaagcaaattggaaaggtgaaaaagcttgctaAGTGGGTGTCTCGTGAGAtaaccacaaagcaaaaacaTCGTCATTTTGAAGTGTTATCTTCTCTTAGTCTATGCAACAAAAACAAGCGATTTCTCAAATGGATTGTGATGTGAGATGGAAAGTGGATTGTATACAACAACCAGCGATTACCAGCTTAGAAGTTGGACTGAGAAGAGGCTCCAGAGcactttccaaagccaaacttgtacCAAAAAAAGCGTCATGGTCACTGTTCAGTGGTTTGCTGacagtctgatccactacagctttctgaatcctggcgaaACCATTATAtttgagaagtatgctca
This window of the Capricornis sumatraensis isolate serow.1 chromosome 3, serow.2, whole genome shotgun sequence genome carries:
- the LOC138076257 gene encoding LOW QUALITY PROTEIN: uncharacterized protein (The sequence of the model RefSeq protein was modified relative to this genomic sequence to represent the inferred CDS: substituted 1 base at 1 genomic stop codon); this translates as MVDTGAQYSVLNQKDGPVSKKSSWVQGATGTKRYGWTTKRHVNLGAHQVTHSFLVIPECPAPLLERDLLSKVNAQIHFDHRQVSVLDGTGHPLQVLSLALKDKYRLYLPEAPATISPKVQPWVQRHPQAWAETAGMGLAKQRPPIIVKLKASASPVRVRQYPMSQEAQQGITPHIQRLIDAGVLKRCRSPXNTPLLPVKKPGGTDFRPVQDLQKVNKRVNDIHPMVPNPYTLLSNLLPNYIWYTVLDLKDAFFSLPLAPASQEIFAFKWQEDGGQTPVQLTWTRLPQGFKNSPTLFNEALDEDLREYRVEHPTIVLRLDPVAAGWPPCLLIAATTLLVHDADKLTYGQRLLVYTPHAIERVLKQPQGKNSPLHDCDEILAGVTAMRKDLTDTPLDNIHVPGHQKGDSPTARGNHAADLAARKVADKDFITPVLAIGLPPPDEARKRTTCRTEVSGRRTRATLENRFHRGKARSTVSGLGCITTTYAQLLQQSKKTLKKKMKTISAPVQPLEAKASKAPTGPGQLGWAILWMTQLLCSGVASVNPHQPVKIT